One Oryza brachyantha chromosome 3, ObraRS2, whole genome shotgun sequence DNA segment encodes these proteins:
- the LOC102714905 gene encoding uncharacterized protein LOC102714905 has protein sequence MDADAADGQRAAAAGGEPEPPGVGGRKHLSSVTNHVLRQCSLTLGRGVDELVSDFELGLKTAAVDNYSRRLVEFCSLQALQIITSVDIGDKIHDGSFSRFTFDMMLAWETPTPSDQQVTMESIAKEREDRKEPLQANEAVMGDETSLFYSDMMPLLVNEEPTVGEDTYVWFGSVFPLACDVINARFTFEALTATTANRLHYPAYDKFLKEMDKSSDFLRKVSAPTGTDLAEDEFILHMEGTAGTQRVVRHIGTTSWPGRLILTNKALYFEASGKISYEPALKVELSGSEMEKHVKTTSTGPFGAPLFDKGIEFELPEPLVLEFPEMTSSIRRDMWLTLIREVIFLHRFISMYNIDSPIHKWELHSRIILGVIRLHAAREMLRMSPPPPSSFLVFSLYEELPKGDFVLEQLANNLKETSTITPLSASHVFKGLSKSNRAALIAEIAIEHDKDSSSHEEPLASLENTIGQVRDEAREVTVANAAIEGMKEEGITDSLLVLVGLVSPISKLLPVIQKITSWERPLVTIGVLAMIVLTIYKEWVGFVLAASLILAAGLMIWARKRKIGALCSEVIIDTSSDKTTMQSLVEAQQSLRKVHDYIKTTNVVILRLSSIVLARSPKHTETVVWMLTALAVALAVIPFKFVLIALVAGGFISNTRMARAMSNPQGSRRWREWWESIPAVPVRAVDGSDL, from the exons ATGGACGCGGACGCGGCCGACGGGcagagagcggcggcggccggcggcgagccggagcCGCCGGGAGTGGGCGGCCGGAAGCACCTCTCCTCCGTCACCAACCACGTGCTCCGCCAATGCTCCCT AACACTGGGCAGAGGGGTTGATGAACTGGTTTCAGACTTTGAGCTGGGTTTGAAGACAGCTGCAGTGGATAACTATTCAAGAAGACTTGTTGAGTTTTGTAGCCTTCAGGCACTGCAAATTATTACTTCTGTCGATATTGGAGACAAGATCCATGATGGGTCGTTCAGTCGGTTCACGTTTGATATGATGCTGGCTTGGGAGACCCCCACTCCTTCAGATCAGCAAGTTACCATg GAGAGCATAGCtaaagaaagagaagataGGAAGGAACCTCTTCAAGCAAATGAAGCCGTGATGGGTGATGAGACCTCACTGTTCTATTCAGATATGATGCCTCTTCTT GTGAATGAAGAACCGACTGTTGGAGAGGATACATATGTGTGGTTTGGCTCTGTATTCCCTTTGGCATGTGATGTTATCAATGCTCGATTCACCTTTGAAGCCCTGACTGCGACAACAGCTAATAGGCTTCATTATCCTGCTTATGACAAATTCCTGAAGGAAATGGATAA GTCTTCTGATTTCTTGAGAAAGGTGTCAGCTCCAACAGGAACTGATCTTGCTGAAGATGAATTCATCTTGCACATGGAGGGGACAGCAGGAACACAAAGGGTAGTGCGGCACATTGGAACCACAAGTTGGCCAG GTAGGCTGATTCTGACAAACAAGGCATTGTACTTTGAGGCTTCCGGGAAAATTTCATACGAACCTGCTTTGAAAGTTGAACTTTCAGGCAGTGAAATGGAGAAACATGTTAAAACTACTTCAACTGGTCCTTTTGGTGCACCATTGTTTGATAAAGGCATCGAATTTGAACT ACCAGAACCTTTGGTGCTGGAGTTTCCTGAGATGACCAGCTCAATAAGGCGCGATATGTGGCTTACCCTAATAAGGGAAGTAATCTTCCTTCACCGTTTCATATCAATGTACAACATAGACTCCCCTATTCACAAATGGGAGTTACATTCAAGAATCATATTGGGGGTGATAAGGCTTCACGCTGCGAGAGAGATGCTGCGGATgtcgccaccacctccttctAGCTTCCTAGTATTCTCTCTATATGAGGAGCTACCTAAAGGTGATTTTGTGCTTGAACAACTAGCGAATAATCTGAAGGAGACGTCAACCATAACTCCACTCAGTGCCTCCCATGTGTTCAAGGGTTTAAGCAAGTCAAATCGAGCAGCTTTAATTGCAGAGATAGCAATAGAGCATGACAAGGACTCGAGTAGCCACGAGGAACCCTTGGCATCCCTCGAGAACACTATCGGTCAAGTAAGAGATGAGGCTAGGGAAGTCACCGTCGCTAACGCTGCTATCGAAGGAATGAAGGAGGAAGGTATCACTGATAGCCTTCTTGTATTGGTG GGGTTAGTAAGCCCCATCAGCAAATTGCTTCCAGTGATCCAAAAGATAACCTCATGGGAAAGACCACTTGTGACCATCGGTGTCCTTGCCATGATTGTGTTAACCATATACAa AGAGTGGGTCGGCTTTGTGTTAGCGGCATCCCTGATACTGGCAGCAGGCTTAATGATCTGGgctagaaaaagaaaaatcggtGCACTATGCTCAGAGGTGATCATTGATACTTCCTCCGACAAGACAACGATGCAAAGCTTAGTGGAAGCACAACAGAGCCTGAGAAAGGTGCACGACTACATCAAGACAACCAATGTTGTGATCCTCAGGCTATCGTCGATCGTGCTAGCGAGGTCACCAAAG CACACCGAGACGGTGGTATGGATGCTGACGGCGCTGGCGGTGGCGCTGGCCGTGATCCCGTTCAAATTCGTCCTGATTGCGCTGGTGGCCGGCGGCTTCATCTCGAACACGAGGATGGCGAGGGCCATGTCGAACCCGCAGGGcagccggcggtggagggagTGGTGGGAGAGCATACCTGCCGTTCCAGTTCGTGCGGTCGACGGGAGTGATCTGTGA
- the LOC102712702 gene encoding protein RRP6-like 2 isoform X2, with product MDERKGPGEEEEEETGERVALEEEEEEEEAGDGFQVVLGKKKKRPSGQDGGSASGPGSGTMMAKDKAAAEPWTKAKVPFHDPSIPRPQDVYAIRVNNYTPFQHVWLEHTEDGSRRPIHPLEKLPVEQLIDRNVPEFEPVKPADLEDTPFTLVEDKNGLADLAKKLKSVNEFAVDLEHNQYRSFQGLTCLMQISTRTEDFVVDTLKLRIFIGLYLKEHFKDPTKRKVMHGADRDIMWLQRDFHIYVCNLFDTGQASRVLQMERNSLEHLLSHLCGVTANKEYQTADWRSRPLSDAMIKYAREDTHYLLYMYDLMKLRLRNESTAENDLLLEVQKRSNEICLQLYEKELLTDTSYLHIYGLQEHDLDAEQLAIVYALHQWRDYIAREEDESTGYVLPNKALIEIAKKMPTNTTELKRIVKSKYPFVDEYLEQIVEIIRNATESSYVFESRAEQLKKERLEQAAHATFQELKRPIALGALGENLTSAGQRDFFGEFSNKQAEKMEKAKTYPAFYYPHLPQYHNEVGHDFQSINRTSAGTEQPPAGNERGFQNPRRHQSFPPSGDNK from the exons ATGGACGAGCGCAAAGGAccaggggaggaggaggaggaggagaccggCGAGAGGGTcgcgctggaggaggaggaggaggaggaggaggcgggggacGGGTTCCAGGTGGTACTCggtaagaagaagaagcggcCGAGCGGCCAGGACGGTGGTTCCGCTTCGGGTCCCGGGTCGGGGACGATGATGGCCAAGGACAAGGCGGCCGCGGAGCCGTGGACGAAGGCGAAGGTGCCTTTCCACGATCCCAGCATTCCGCGGCCGCAGGACGTGTACGCAATCAGAGTGAACAACTACACGCCATTCCAACATGTCTGGCTAGAGCACACCGAAGATGGCAGCCGACGACCTATTCACCCTCTG GAAAAATTGCCAGTGGAGCAGTTGATTGACAGAAATGTTCCTGAATTTGAACCTGTAAAGCCAGCTGATTTGGAGGATACGCCATTTACGCTAGTTGAAGATAAGAATGGTTTAGCAGACTTAGCTAAAAAGTTGAAGAGTGTAAATGAATTTGCT GTTGACTTGGAGCACAACCAATATAGATCATTTCAGGGTTTGACCTGCTTGATGCAGATTTCAACAAGAACAGAGGATTTTGTTGTGGATACCCTTAAACTTCGCATATTCATTGGCCTTTACTTGAAAGAACATTTTAAAGATCCGACCAAGAGAAAG GTAATGCATGGGGCTGATCGTGACATAATGTGGCTCCAACGGGATTTCCACATATATGTTTGCAATCTTTTTGACACAGGACAG GCTTCGAGGGTTTTACAGATGGAGCGAAACAGCCTAGAGCACCTATTGAGTCACCTTTGTGGAGTCACAGCAAATAAAGA ATATCAAACTGCTGATTGGAGGTCAAGGCCACTTTCTGATGCAATGATAAA GTATGCTAGAGAAGATACACACTATCTGTTGTATATGTATGACTTGATGAAACTGAGACTGCGAAATGAGTCGACTGCTGAAAACGATCTTCTTCTAGAG GTTCAAAAACGCAGTAATGAAATTTGCCTACAGTTGTATGAAAAGGAACTGCTGACAGATACATCTTATCTCCATATATACGG GTTGCAAGAACATGACCTGGATGCAGAACAGCTGGCCATTGTTTAT gCTCTACATCAATGGAGAGATTATATCGCTCGTGAGGAAGATGAGAGCACTGGTTATGTACTGCCTAATAAGGCTTTAATTGAGATAG cAAAGAAGATGCCTACAAATACTACAGAGTTAAAAAGAATTGTGAAATCAAAATATCCATTTGTTGATGAATATCTGGAGCAAATTGTGGAGATCATCCGGAATGCAACTGAATCTTCTTATGTCTTTGAAAGCAGAGCTGAGCAACTAAAGAAGGAACGTCTGGAGCAG GCGGCACATGCTACTTTTCAAGAACTGAAGAGACCTATTGCTTTGGGAGCTCTAGGAGAGAATTTAACGTCAGCGGGACAGAGAGATTTCTTTGGAGAGTTTTCAAATAAACAG GCTGAGAAGATGGAGAAGGCTAAAACTTATCCAGCCTTTTACTACCCCCACCTTCCACAATATCACAATGAAGTTGGGCATGACTTTCAATCAATAAACCGAACAAGTGCAGGGACAGAACAACCTCCTGCTGGGAATGAGAGGGGTTTCCAGAACCCTAGAAGACATCAATCATTCCCACCTTCCGGTGACAATAAGTGA
- the LOC102715193 gene encoding phosphoserine aminotransferase 1, chloroplastic-like, with protein sequence MAAAAAATPNSLLLHRPSPKVAAAASSLRLTPTRAARIACAAVATPAPSYPTSGAADRGVYNFAAGPATLPLSVLQKAQAELVDYRGSGMSIMEMSHRGKEFDAAIKKAEADLRALLAVPDTHEVLFLQGGATTQFAAVPLNLCASPSDPADFVVSGSWSDKAFKEAKKFSAASVAWSGKDGKYTSLPPFDAIKQNPEARFLHICSNETIHGVEFKDYPEPQNKSGLLVADMSSNFCSKPVDVSRFGVIYAGAQKNVGPSGVTIAIVRKDLIGSAQPITPVMLDYKTHADNASLYNTPPCFAIYICGLVFEDLLAQGGLAEVEKKNAHKAGILYDAIDASGGYYICPVEKPVRSLMNVPFTLAKGGDFEKQFIAEAAKEGMVQLKGHRSVGGVRASIYNAMPLAGVEKLVAFMKDFQARNP encoded by the coding sequence atggccgccgccgctgccgccacccccaactccctcctcctccaccgcccgAGCCCCaaggtggccgcggcggcctcgtCGCTCCGTCTGACCCCCACGCGGGCCGCGAGGATCGCCTGCGCGGCCGTGGCCACGCCCGCGCCGTCCTACCCGACCTCCGGCGCCGCAGACCGCGGGGTGTACAACTTCGCCGCGGGCCCCGCCACGCTGCCGCTCTCGGTGCTCCAGAAGGCGCAGGCGGAGCTCGTCGACTACAGGGGCTCTGGCATGAGCATCATGGAGATGAGCCACCGCGGGAAGGAGTTCGATGCCGCGATTAAGAAGGCCGAGGCCGATCTCCGCGCGCTCCTCGCCGTGCCGGACACCCACGAGGTGCTCTTCCTCCAGGGCGGCGCCACCACCCAgttcgccgccgtgccgctcaACCTCTGCGCGTCCCCCTCCGACCCCGCCGACTTCGTCGTCTCCGGGTCGTGGAGCGACAAGGCCTTCAAGGAGGCCAAGAAgttctccgccgcctccgtcgcctGGTCCGGCAAGGACGGCAAGTACACCTCCCTCCCACCCTTCGACGCCATCAAGCAGAACCCGGAGGCCAGGTTCCTCCACATCTGCTCCAACGAGACCATCCACGGCGTCGAGTTCAAGGACTACCCGGAGCCCCAGAACAAGTCgggcctcctcgtcgccgacaTGTCCTCCAACTTCTGCTCCAAGCCGGTCGACGTCTCCCGCTTCGGCGTCATCTACGCCGGCGCGCAGAAGAACGTCGGCCCCTCCGGCGTCACCATCGCCATCGTCCGCAAGGACCTCATCGGCAGCGCGCAACCCATCACGCCGGTGATGCTGGACTACAAGACGCACGCCGACAACGCATCCCTGTACAACACCCCGCCCTGCTTCGCCATCTACATCTGCGGCCTCGTGTTCGAGGACCTGCTCGCGCAGGGGGGCCTCGCCgaggtggagaagaagaaCGCCCACAAGGCCGGCATCCTGTACGACGCCATTGACGCCAGCGGCGGGTACTACATCTGCCCGGTGGAGAAGCCGGTGCGATCACTGATGAACGTGCCCTTCACACTCGCCAAAGGTGGAGACTTTGAGAAGCAGTTCATCGCCGAGGCGGCCAAGGAGGGCATGGTGCAGCTCAAGGGGCACAGGTCGGTCGGTGGCGTGCGCGCCTCCATCTACAACGCCATGCCGCTCGCCGGAGTGGAGAAGCTCGTCGCTTTTATGAAGGATTTCCAAGCCAGGAACCCTTGA
- the LOC102712970 gene encoding DEAD-box ATP-dependent RNA helicase 38, with the protein MADGGKAATPEKKSWADVEEEEEAKAKAAAEAEAASSSSTSAPAVDAQAKQIEALSLSVPEEDGAGGGAGDDQGPPLLDDSDESQIQAVTSGGTVYESAAAFEDLKLTQELLKGLHDEMGFSRPSKIQAVTLPMILTPPYKDLIAQAHNGSGKTTCFVLGMLSRVDPNRRVPQAICICPTRELAQQNKSVLMRMGKFTGITCACAIPPAQKDYVPMAKMPAVTDQVVIGTSGTLMKWINHKKLATRDIKILVFDEADHMLAEDGFRSDSERIMRDIQRSAGGCQVLLFSATFNERVKDFVTKVIKDGNQIFVKKEELTLEKVKQYKVQVPNERAKIDVIKDKIFEFGQKVGQVIIFVRTKQSTRDVHNALTLEDYVCSSIQGSLDQSEREKIIQEFKNGYTKVLISTDVLARGFDQAQVNLVINYDMPIKFGTRDEPDYEVYLHRIGRAGRFGRKGAVFNLLCGETDNTVMRKIEDYFQHRVPEVRNWQSEEDFERALKDAGLVE; encoded by the exons atggccgacggcgggaaggcggcgacgccggagaAGAAGTCGTGGGCcgacgtggaggaggaggaggaggccaaggccaaggccgccgcggaggccgaggccgcctcGTCGTCTTCGACGAGCGCGCCGGCGGTGGACGCGCAGGCCAAGCAGATTGAGGCGCTCTCGCTCTCCGTGCCGGAGGAGGatggggccggcggcggggcgggggaCGACCAGGGCCCGCCCCTCCTCGACGACTCCGATGAGTCCCAAATCCAAGCC GTGACGTCGGGAGGCACGGTGTatgagtcggcggcggccttcgAGGATCTGAAGCTGACGCAGGAGCTGCTCAAGGGGCTGCACGACGAGATGGGGTTCAGCCGCCCGAGTAAGATCCAGGCGGTCACTCTCCCCATGATCCTCACGCCGCCCTACAAGGACCTGATCGCGCAGGCGCACAACGGCTCCGGGAAGACCACCTGCTTCGTCCTCGGCATGCTCAGCCGAGTCGACCCTAACCGAAGGGTCCCGCAGGCCATCTGCATCTGCCCCACCAGGGAGCTCGCCCAGCAG AATAAGTCAGTGCTTATGAGAATGGGAAAATTTACTGGCATTACCTGTGCCTGCGCAATCCCACCGGCTCAGAAAGATTATGTGCCGATGGCCAAAATGCCAGCGGTTACTGACCAGGTGGTGATCGGCACTTCTGGGACGCTTATGAAGTGGATTAATCATAAGAAGCTAGCAACAAGGGATATCAAGATACTTGTATTTGATGAGGCAGACCATATGCTTGCCGAG GATGGCTTCAGGAGTGATTCTGAAAGGATTATGAGGGATATACAAAGAAGCGCTGGTGGCTGTCAG GTGCTTCTCTTCTCTGCGACGTTCAACGAGAGAGTTAAAGATTTTGTTACAAAGGTCATTAAGGACGGAAATCAAATATTTGTGAAGAAGGAAGAGCTTACTTTGGAAAAAGTCAAGCAATATAAAGTTCAAGTCCCTAACGAAAGGGCCAAAATAGATGTCATAAAGGACAAGATTTTTGAGTTTGGACAAAAAGTTGGTCAGGTTATAATATTTGTTAGAACAAAGCAAAGTACTAGGGATGTCCACAATGCTTTGACATTAGAGGACTATGTATGCTCCTCGATTCAAGGATCCCTTGACCAATCAGAGAGGGAAAAGATAATACAGGAATTCAAAAATGGGTACACCAAGGTTCTTATATCAACTGATGTTCTTGCTCGAGGTTTCGACCAAGCACAg GTTAACCTCGTTATCAATTATGACATGCCAATCAAGTTTGGCACAAGAGATGAACCTGATTATGAGGTGTACCTGCACAGAATTGGCAGAGCTGGTCGCTTTGGCCGAAAAg GAGCTGTTTTCAACTTGCTGTGTGGAGAAACAGATAACACTGTGATGAGAAAGATTGAGGACTACTTCCAGCACAGAGTACCTGAG GTTCGCAATTGGCAAAGCGAGGAAGATTTTGAAAGAGCTCTTAAGGATGCTGGCCTGGTTGAGTAA
- the LOC102715469 gene encoding photosynthetic NDH subunit of subcomplex B 2, chloroplastic: MATSSLLPLHLPTRPSSVKASSAAVAAAAASPTPQSLEESFGRKGLRFAADPATGAPTAELSVRNGSSLRLRLADGLVTSYRPKVYLKEDGCREVLHTFAAAGDGELKGGVGLVLSEVSSSGAAESLLAGSEWSVMDADSDSYDAVQVELGCTKGSGTLEITYVVTLYPLSMATAVMVKNNGAKPVSLTSAMLGHIKFDKRRGTAVEGLRGCPYCSHPPPAAGFALLTPAEAMKREDAGWFGGGGDEEPRQGVWTIEDNLYTILKKKVSRVYAAPPEERKKRIYSTAPSKFTTIDQNSGLGFRLVRMGYEEMYLSSPGEMYKRFGEDYFLCTGMASMLVPVVVNPGDEWRAAQVIEHDNL; the protein is encoded by the exons ATGGCCACCTCCTCGCTGCTCCCGCTCCACCTCCCGACGAGGCCCTCCTCCGTCaaggcctcctccgccgccgtcgccgcggccgccgcgtcgccgacgccgcagTCGCTGGAGGAGTCGTTCGGCCGGAAGGGCCTCCGCTTCGCCGCCGACCCGGCCACCGGCGCGCCCACCGCCGAGCTCAGCGTCCGCAACGGCAGCTCGCTGCGgctccgcctcgccgacggGCTGGTCACGTCGTACCGTCCCAAGGTGTACCTGAAGGAGGATGGGTGCAGGGAGGTGCTGCACACCttcgccgcggccggcgacggcgagctcaAGGGCGGCGTCGGGCTCGTGCTCAGCGAGGTGTcgtcctccggcgccgccgagtcgcTCCTCGCCGGCTCGGAGTGGTCCGTCATGGACGCCGACTCCGACTCCTACGATGCGGTGCAG GTTGAGCTGGGCTGCACCAAGGGGAGCGGGACGCTGGAGATAACCTACGTGGTGACGCTGTACCCGCTgagcatggcgacggcggtgatGGTGAAGAACAACGGCGCGAAGCCGGTGTCGCTGACGAGCGCGATGCTGGGCCACATCAAGTTCGACAagcggcgcggcacggcggtggAGGGCCTCCGCGGCTGCCCTTACTGCTcccacccgccgccggcggccgggttCGCGCTCCTCACCCCGGCGGAGGCCATGAAGCGGGAGGACGCCGGCtggttcggcggcggcggcgacgaggagccgCGGCAGGGCGTGTGGACCATCGAGGACAACCTCTACACCATCCTCAAGAAGAAGGTGAGCAGGGTgtacgccgcgccgccggaggagaggaagaagcgcATCTACAGCACGGCTCCCTCCAAGTTCACCACCATTGATCAG AATAGCGGGCTGGGATTCAGGCTGGTGAGGATGGGGTACGAGGAGATGTACCTGAGCAGCCCGGGGGAGATGTACAAGAGGTTCGGCGAGGACTACTTCCTGTGCACGGGGATGGCGTCCATGCTGGTGCCGGTGGTCGTCAACCCCGGCGACGAGTGGAGGGCGGCGCAGGTCATCGAGCACGACAacttgtag
- the LOC102712702 gene encoding protein RRP6-like 2 isoform X1, whose amino-acid sequence MDERKGPGEEEEEETGERVALEEEEEEEEAGDGFQVVLGKKKKRPSGQDGGSASGPGSGTMMAKDKAAAEPWTKAKVPFHDPSIPRPQDVYAIRVNNYTPFQHVWLEHTEDGSRRPIHPLEKLPVEQLIDRNVPEFEPVKPADLEDTPFTLVEDKNGLADLAKKLKSVNEFAVDLEHNQYRSFQGLTCLMQISTRTEDFVVDTLKLRIFIGLYLKEHFKDPTKRKVMHGADRDIMWLQRDFHIYVCNLFDTGQASRVLQMERNSLEHLLSHLCGVTANKEYQTADWRSRPLSDAMIKYAREDTHYLLYMYDLMKLRLRNESTAENDLLLEVQKRSNEICLQLYEKELLTDTSYLHIYGLQEHDLDAEQLAIVYALHQWRDYIAREEDESTGYVLPNKALIEIAKKMPTNTTELKRIVKSKYPFVDEYLEQIVEIIRNATESSYVFESRAEQLKKERLEQLGDRVQTISSPEMKTSLTLSGLVRPMDKEILNDNNNIHQQAAHATFQELKRPIALGALGENLTSAGQRDFFGEFSNKQAEKMEKAKTYPAFYYPHLPQYHNEVGHDFQSINRTSAGTEQPPAGNERGFQNPRRHQSFPPSGDNK is encoded by the exons ATGGACGAGCGCAAAGGAccaggggaggaggaggaggaggagaccggCGAGAGGGTcgcgctggaggaggaggaggaggaggaggaggcgggggacGGGTTCCAGGTGGTACTCggtaagaagaagaagcggcCGAGCGGCCAGGACGGTGGTTCCGCTTCGGGTCCCGGGTCGGGGACGATGATGGCCAAGGACAAGGCGGCCGCGGAGCCGTGGACGAAGGCGAAGGTGCCTTTCCACGATCCCAGCATTCCGCGGCCGCAGGACGTGTACGCAATCAGAGTGAACAACTACACGCCATTCCAACATGTCTGGCTAGAGCACACCGAAGATGGCAGCCGACGACCTATTCACCCTCTG GAAAAATTGCCAGTGGAGCAGTTGATTGACAGAAATGTTCCTGAATTTGAACCTGTAAAGCCAGCTGATTTGGAGGATACGCCATTTACGCTAGTTGAAGATAAGAATGGTTTAGCAGACTTAGCTAAAAAGTTGAAGAGTGTAAATGAATTTGCT GTTGACTTGGAGCACAACCAATATAGATCATTTCAGGGTTTGACCTGCTTGATGCAGATTTCAACAAGAACAGAGGATTTTGTTGTGGATACCCTTAAACTTCGCATATTCATTGGCCTTTACTTGAAAGAACATTTTAAAGATCCGACCAAGAGAAAG GTAATGCATGGGGCTGATCGTGACATAATGTGGCTCCAACGGGATTTCCACATATATGTTTGCAATCTTTTTGACACAGGACAG GCTTCGAGGGTTTTACAGATGGAGCGAAACAGCCTAGAGCACCTATTGAGTCACCTTTGTGGAGTCACAGCAAATAAAGA ATATCAAACTGCTGATTGGAGGTCAAGGCCACTTTCTGATGCAATGATAAA GTATGCTAGAGAAGATACACACTATCTGTTGTATATGTATGACTTGATGAAACTGAGACTGCGAAATGAGTCGACTGCTGAAAACGATCTTCTTCTAGAG GTTCAAAAACGCAGTAATGAAATTTGCCTACAGTTGTATGAAAAGGAACTGCTGACAGATACATCTTATCTCCATATATACGG GTTGCAAGAACATGACCTGGATGCAGAACAGCTGGCCATTGTTTAT gCTCTACATCAATGGAGAGATTATATCGCTCGTGAGGAAGATGAGAGCACTGGTTATGTACTGCCTAATAAGGCTTTAATTGAGATAG cAAAGAAGATGCCTACAAATACTACAGAGTTAAAAAGAATTGTGAAATCAAAATATCCATTTGTTGATGAATATCTGGAGCAAATTGTGGAGATCATCCGGAATGCAACTGAATCTTCTTATGTCTTTGAAAGCAGAGCTGAGCAACTAAAGAAGGAACGTCTGGAGCAG CTAGGGGACAGGGTTCAGACTATATCATCACCTGAGATGAAAACCTCTCTGACCTTATCAGGCCTGGTTAGACCAATGGATAAGGAAATACTGAATGATAACAATAACATACATCAGCAA GCGGCACATGCTACTTTTCAAGAACTGAAGAGACCTATTGCTTTGGGAGCTCTAGGAGAGAATTTAACGTCAGCGGGACAGAGAGATTTCTTTGGAGAGTTTTCAAATAAACAG GCTGAGAAGATGGAGAAGGCTAAAACTTATCCAGCCTTTTACTACCCCCACCTTCCACAATATCACAATGAAGTTGGGCATGACTTTCAATCAATAAACCGAACAAGTGCAGGGACAGAACAACCTCCTGCTGGGAATGAGAGGGGTTTCCAGAACCCTAGAAGACATCAATCATTCCCACCTTCCGGTGACAATAAGTGA